In the Vitis vinifera cultivar Pinot Noir 40024 chromosome 2, ASM3070453v1 genome, one interval contains:
- the LOC100853295 gene encoding uncharacterized protein LOC100853295, with protein MATAPVKSQPLHNFPLSFLKWGKNQMNNHRCRKPVDASRESPPDGRKNESEPDSDGGSKNESDSENRKLPLGSRTARSRHAVASPSPVEKAQKNQALVEREGGEVDEGEGEESVQKPWNLRPRKAVSKSPIEIGVAPKNGELQEAVPGVPHSENQPKSLRLRGFAESHSSEKKEKRKFWISLSREEIEEDIFVMTGSKPARRPKKRAKNVQKQLDNVFPGLWLVGVTPDSYRLPDAPAKR; from the exons ATGGCGACAGCGCCGGTGAAGTCACAGCCTCTACACAACTTCCCTTTGTCCTTCTTGAAATGGGGGAAGAACCAGATGAACAATCATCGGTGCAGGAAGCCGGTGGATGCCTCGCGGGAATCGCCACCGGATGGCCGGAAGAATGAGTCCGAGCCGGACTCTGACGGCGGGTCCAAGAACGAGTCTGATTCGGAGAACAGGAAGCTGCCTCTCGGATCGAGGACGGCGCGGAGCCGTCATGCGGTTGCTTCGCCTTCTCCGGTGGAGAAGGCGCAGAAGAATCAGGCGTTGGTGGAGAGAGAAGGCGGGGAAGTAGATGAAGGTGAAGGAGAAGAATCAGTACAGAAGCCGTGGAATTTGAGGCCTAGAAAAGCGGTTTCGAAGAGTCCGATTGAGATCGGAGTGGCGCCTAAGAATGGAGAGTTGCAGGAAGCGGTTCCTGGAGTTCCGCACAGTGAGAATCAGCCGAAATCGCTGCGACTGCGTGGTTTCGCTGAATCGCATAGCTcggagaagaaggagaaaagGAAGTTTTGGATCTCCCTCTCCCGAGaggagattgaggaagacatcttTGTGATGACTGGATCGAAGCCTGCTCGGAGACCGAAGAAGAGAGCGAAGAATGTACAGAAGCAGCTTGAC AACGTTTTTCCTGGATTATGGCTGGTTGGGGTTACACCGGATTCTTACCGACTTCCTGATGCTCCGGCGAAG AGGTAG